The Prunus persica cultivar Lovell chromosome G8, Prunus_persica_NCBIv2, whole genome shotgun sequence genome includes a region encoding these proteins:
- the LOC18766437 gene encoding HVA22-like protein k, which produces MALPSEVGLRVLLCPLGSNVLVRTACCSVGIALPVYSTFKAIENKDQAEQQRWLLYWAAYGSFSIAEVFSDKILSWFPLYYHVKFAFLVWLQLPSSNGAKHLYTSLLRPFFLRHQARLDQAVDFIYGQMSKFISSHQGDLQFARVLFMKVLAAASGVVKGVVPHGQRQASPAIEDPAKQTQDSESEKDE; this is translated from the exons ATGGCTCTCCCAAGCGAG GTCGGGTTGCGCGTACTGCTTTGCCCTCTTGGTTCCAACGTGCTTGTCCGGACTGCCTG CTGCTCTGTGGGGATTGCTTTACCCGTTTACTCAACGTTTAAAGCTATTGAGAATAAGGATCAAGCAGAGCAACAAAGGTGGCTCCTTTATTGGGCAG CTTATGGATCTTTCAGTATTGCAGAAGTATTTTCAGACAAGATTCTGTCCTG GTTTCCGCTCTACTACCATGTGAAGTTTGCATTTCTTGTTTGGTTACAACTTCCATCCTCAAAT GGGGCAAAGCATCTGTATACAAGCCTTCTGCGTCCGTTCTTTCTGAGGCATCAAGCCCGACTTGATCAAGCTGTGGATTTTATATATGGTCAAATG AGTAAATTCATCAGTTCACACCAAGGAGATTTGCAGTTTGCGAGGGTGCTTTTCATGAAGGTTTTGGCAGCAG CAAGTGGGGTAGTTAAGGGTGTTGTGCCCCATGGGCAAAGGCAAGCAAGTCCGGCAATCGAAGACCCTGCGAAACAAACTCAGGACTCTGAATCAGAAAAAGATGAGTAG